From Caldicellulosiruptor hydrothermalis 108, a single genomic window includes:
- a CDS encoding DUF6512 family protein, with amino-acid sequence MFEIYLSSYSKRIYRRKAKITSIIGIFIIIGISSLLHFGFDFFSRIKASAVIFAVNESVWEHLKIGFFGGLIFYIIEFIIYGKKFDNFIVGKTVALFLIPFLTAVFFYTYTAFLKDNLVLDILTLALAVIISQFVSLGITLSNRKIKKVPFVILLIIMLILFPLFTYFPPKIPELFYDFAHKRYGM; translated from the coding sequence ATGTTTGAAATCTATCTTTCTTCATACTCAAAGAGAATTTATAGGAGAAAGGCCAAAATAACATCTATTATCGGCATATTTATAATCATTGGAATATCAAGCTTACTTCACTTTGGATTTGACTTTTTCAGCAGAATAAAGGCCTCTGCTGTGATTTTTGCAGTAAATGAGAGTGTATGGGAACATCTTAAGATTGGATTTTTCGGGGGGTTGATTTTTTACATAATTGAATTTATCATTTATGGAAAGAAGTTTGACAATTTTATTGTGGGGAAGACAGTTGCACTATTTTTGATACCATTTTTGACAGCGGTGTTCTTCTACACCTACACAGCATTTTTAAAAGACAATTTGGTTCTTGACATACTCACTCTTGCTTTAGCGGTAATAATCTCCCAGTTTGTTTCACTTGGAATAACATTGTCAAATAGAAAGATAAAAAAAGTACCATTTGTAATACTTTTAATCATCATGCTGATTTTGTTTCCGCTTTTTACATATTTTCCACCAAAAATTCCAGAGCTTTTTTACGATTTTGCTCACAAGCGTTATGGGATGTAG